In Nitrospira sp., one genomic interval encodes:
- a CDS encoding N-acetyl-gamma-glutamyl-phosphate reductase — protein sequence MALVRVAVAGASGYTGAELVRLLSQHPHVTLTAVTSEKSAGISVSSVYPHLQGIVPLTFEALEPKALAERADVLFLALPHTKSMGPVASCLQAGKRVIDLSADFRLKDPQVYETWYQTAHTHPDFIQQAVYGLPELHRSAITQARLVASPGCYPTAAILQLAPLVAHGLVAQDSIVIDAKSGISGAGRSPALPYHFPEAHESLEPYKIGRHRHIPEIEQELGGLDRTKAPGGITVAFTPHLVPMNRGILSTAYARVKGTIDLPALRALYRDFYKGERFVRLLDTAMPNPRHVRGANYCDLAVHADTRAGWVVTVAALDNLIKGAAGQAIQAMNLMLGYPEEAGLLSPGVYP from the coding sequence ATGGCACTGGTACGAGTAGCGGTGGCAGGAGCGAGTGGATACACGGGCGCCGAATTGGTTCGACTCTTATCCCAGCATCCCCATGTCACCCTGACGGCGGTGACTTCGGAAAAATCGGCCGGAATATCCGTGTCGTCGGTCTATCCGCACTTGCAGGGGATCGTCCCACTCACCTTCGAGGCTCTGGAGCCCAAAGCCTTGGCCGAGCGGGCCGACGTGCTCTTCCTCGCCTTGCCCCACACCAAATCCATGGGTCCGGTCGCAAGTTGTCTCCAAGCGGGTAAACGGGTCATCGACCTCAGTGCGGACTTCCGATTGAAAGATCCGCAGGTCTATGAAACCTGGTACCAGACTGCCCATACCCATCCAGATTTCATTCAGCAGGCTGTCTACGGACTGCCGGAGCTGCACCGCTCCGCGATCACACAGGCACGTCTCGTGGCCTCACCGGGTTGTTACCCGACGGCAGCCATTCTGCAATTGGCACCGCTGGTCGCGCACGGCCTGGTGGCGCAGGACTCCATCGTGATCGATGCAAAATCGGGAATTTCCGGTGCCGGAAGAAGCCCGGCGCTCCCCTACCATTTCCCGGAAGCGCACGAATCGTTGGAGCCCTACAAGATCGGTCGGCACCGCCACATCCCTGAGATCGAACAGGAATTGGGCGGTTTGGACCGTACCAAGGCCCCCGGCGGCATAACAGTGGCCTTCACTCCGCATTTGGTTCCCATGAATCGAGGAATCCTCAGCACCGCCTATGCACGTGTGAAGGGCACGATCGACCTGCCGGCTCTAAGGGCCCTTTATCGTGATTTCTACAAGGGCGAGCGATTCGTGCGCTTGCTTGACACCGCCATGCCGAACCCGCGCCATGTGCGTGGAGCCAACTACTGCGATCTGGCCGTGCACGCCGATACGCGCGCCGGCTGGGTAGTGACGGTGGCGGCGCTCGACAACTTGATCAAGGGCGCAGCGGGACAGGCGATCCAAGCCATGAATCTCATGCTCGGGTACCCGGAAGAGGCAGGATTGCTGTCGCCTGGCGTGTATCCCTGA
- the rpsI gene encoding 30S ribosomal protein S9 → MAALTQYATGKRKSAIARAWVTAAAGDIVVNEKPLETAFPRQTLRNVIQFPFELAGVAGKYSVRATVYGGGPAGQAGALRHAISKALVVMSAAFRGPLKKEGLLTRDSRVKERKKYGQKGARKRFQYSKR, encoded by the coding sequence ATGGCAGCACTGACACAGTATGCAACCGGGAAGAGAAAGAGCGCGATTGCCCGCGCGTGGGTAACCGCCGCCGCCGGCGACATCGTCGTAAACGAAAAACCACTCGAAACGGCATTTCCACGCCAAACCTTGCGGAACGTGATTCAGTTTCCGTTTGAGTTGGCCGGAGTGGCGGGAAAATATTCCGTGCGAGCGACCGTGTATGGCGGCGGTCCCGCCGGTCAAGCCGGTGCGTTGCGACACGCGATTTCGAAGGCGCTTGTCGTCATGAGCGCCGCCTTCCGCGGCCCCCTCAAGAAGGAAGGCCTCCTCACCCGCGACTCGCGCGTGAAGGAACGTAAAAAGTACGGCCAAAAGGGCGCCAGAAAGCGCTTCCAATACTCGAAGCGCTAG
- the rplM gene encoding 50S ribosomal protein L13 — protein MTKTYLEKPADVKRKWFLVDAEGKTLGRLAAKVASVLRGKHKPTFTPHVDTGDHVVIVNAEKVRLTGNKMENKTYSYHTGYPGGLKTLTAEHIHKKQPTELLTRAIKGMLPKTPLGNHMAKKLRVYAGATHPHQAQQLEPLSL, from the coding sequence ATGACAAAAACGTATCTAGAGAAGCCGGCAGATGTGAAACGGAAATGGTTCCTGGTGGATGCTGAAGGGAAGACGCTCGGTCGGCTTGCGGCCAAAGTCGCGAGCGTGCTGCGCGGCAAACATAAACCGACCTTTACGCCCCACGTCGACACCGGCGATCACGTCGTCATCGTCAACGCTGAAAAGGTGCGGCTGACCGGGAACAAGATGGAAAACAAGACCTACTCCTACCATACGGGCTACCCAGGGGGCCTGAAGACCTTGACGGCCGAGCACATCCATAAGAAACAGCCGACGGAGCTGTTGACCAGAGCGATCAAAGGCATGTTGCCCAAGACTCCCCTTGGCAACCACATGGCCAAGAAGCTGCGCGTCTACGCGGGCGCCACGCATCCTCACCAAGCGCAGCAACTGGAACCCCTTTCGTTGTGA
- a CDS encoding bifunctional nuclease family protein, whose protein sequence is MESATPNQASELVALTVAQVLDDGNTDTRIVVLKSHDGTVTLPIWVGSAEGNAIRLAMERVVTPRPMSHDLIRSFAGHLGVRIERVIITDVKGSTYYASVACASKGLHRTLDARPSDAIALALRAECPIYATQDVLNRRTAVHLDAWVNKLDPKNIEPQQA, encoded by the coding sequence ATGGAATCGGCCACTCCCAACCAGGCCTCTGAACTCGTGGCGCTTACCGTTGCGCAAGTACTCGACGACGGAAATACCGACACACGCATCGTCGTGCTCAAGAGCCATGACGGAACCGTCACGCTTCCAATTTGGGTTGGTTCGGCCGAGGGCAATGCCATCCGTCTGGCCATGGAACGGGTCGTCACTCCCCGCCCCATGAGCCATGACCTCATCAGAAGTTTCGCCGGCCACCTTGGCGTCCGCATTGAGCGAGTCATCATCACCGACGTAAAGGGTAGCACCTATTACGCCAGCGTCGCCTGTGCCTCGAAGGGTCTGCATCGAACCCTTGATGCCCGGCCCAGTGATGCGATTGCCTTAGCACTCCGTGCCGAATGCCCGATCTATGCGACACAGGATGTGCTCAATCGACGAACCGCTGTGCACTTGGACGCCTGGGTCAACAAGCTGGATCCCAAGAATATCGAACCCCAACAAGCGTGA
- a CDS encoding bifunctional nuclease family protein, translating into MITQMQVKGLIFDPYNNAYIVVLRDEDNSDMLPIWVGKSEASVIGLALESVTAPRPMTHDLMKSFLETFDAKVISVVITDLNDNTYYAKIHLMYEDSEYAVDSRPSDAVALALRTQAPIFASEKVIKKQSSEELEQWLENLKPEDFGKLDS; encoded by the coding sequence GTGATCACGCAAATGCAGGTCAAGGGGTTGATCTTCGACCCCTACAATAACGCCTATATCGTGGTGCTGCGAGACGAAGACAACTCGGATATGCTCCCGATTTGGGTGGGAAAATCCGAAGCCAGCGTCATCGGACTGGCTTTGGAAAGCGTCACGGCGCCACGACCCATGACCCATGATTTGATGAAGTCCTTCTTGGAAACCTTCGATGCCAAAGTGATCAGCGTCGTCATCACGGATCTGAACGACAATACCTACTACGCCAAAATCCATCTGATGTACGAAGACTCGGAGTACGCCGTCGACTCGCGGCCCAGCGATGCAGTCGCGCTGGCCCTCCGGACCCAGGCGCCGATTTTTGCGAGCGAGAAGGTCATCAAGAAACAATCGTCTGAAGAACTCGAACAGTGGCTTGAGAACCTCAAACCAGAAGACTTCGGCAAACTGGATAGTTGA
- a CDS encoding Fe(2+)-trafficking protein, translating to MAEVQCVTCGQTGEAITGMLFLGKLEAEIKSKVCQACWKKWEGMRVMVINEYQVNLGDESGRELVKKQMKAFLKLGEQADTSKLDQNYRPAGS from the coding sequence ATGGCGGAAGTGCAGTGCGTCACATGCGGACAAACCGGCGAAGCCATTACAGGCATGCTGTTCCTAGGCAAATTGGAGGCCGAGATCAAGTCTAAGGTCTGCCAAGCCTGCTGGAAAAAATGGGAAGGCATGCGCGTGATGGTCATTAACGAATATCAGGTCAACCTGGGCGACGAAAGCGGTCGCGAACTCGTGAAGAAGCAGATGAAGGCCTTTCTGAAATTGGGGGAGCAGGCTGACACCTCGAAACTGGATCAAAACTATCGGCCGGCCGGATCATAA
- a CDS encoding sulfurtransferase TusA family protein has protein sequence MSETSVNLPPPDAELDLRGVICPYNFVKTKLKLETMEAGQLLLVRLDEGDPIRNVPQSVSNEGHDILSQERENQSYRVMIRKRQDD, from the coding sequence ATGTCCGAGACGTCAGTCAATCTTCCGCCACCTGACGCAGAATTGGATTTACGCGGTGTGATTTGTCCGTACAACTTCGTGAAAACCAAGTTGAAGTTGGAAACCATGGAGGCAGGACAGTTGTTGTTGGTCCGTTTGGACGAGGGAGATCCCATCCGCAACGTCCCGCAGAGCGTCAGCAACGAGGGACATGACATTCTGTCGCAAGAGCGCGAGAATCAATCCTATCGCGTTATGATTCGGAAACGACAGGATGATTAA
- a CDS encoding 16S rRNA (cytidine(1402)-2'-O)-methyltransferase: protein MRQEWSQEKHARKIAPPGILFIVGVPIGHPDDVSIRALTTLRKVALVASKNPLATRSWLEHHGLHVTLTAYDRNNAAEKVPILIQRLMRGDHIALVSDCGMPLVFDPGKLLIAAAARHHIQICVIPGPSAVTAAVVAAGMDGDAFVFEGRWGRSGSRTRMTRLEALRSEPRTLVFFFSGQDLRQMLPLIHDVLGDRRAVLVLNLTSPEEQVIRGSLSDFIATIPGGDDVRATLVLEGRRRRN from the coding sequence ATGCGACAAGAATGGAGTCAAGAAAAGCATGCTCGAAAGATCGCTCCTCCCGGAATCTTGTTCATCGTCGGCGTTCCGATCGGACATCCGGACGATGTGTCGATCCGTGCCCTCACGACCTTACGAAAGGTTGCTCTCGTTGCAAGCAAAAATCCCCTCGCCACACGATCATGGCTGGAACATCATGGCCTTCATGTCACCTTAACCGCGTACGACCGGAACAATGCTGCTGAAAAGGTACCGATTCTCATCCAGCGCCTGATGCGGGGCGACCACATTGCGTTGGTGTCCGACTGCGGGATGCCGTTGGTGTTCGATCCTGGGAAGTTGCTCATCGCAGCGGCCGCCCGACATCACATTCAGATCTGCGTCATTCCCGGCCCCTCTGCCGTGACGGCAGCGGTGGTCGCGGCAGGAATGGACGGCGACGCATTTGTGTTCGAGGGGAGATGGGGCCGCAGCGGCTCACGTACGAGGATGACACGGCTCGAGGCCTTGCGTTCTGAGCCGCGCACCTTGGTGTTCTTTTTTTCGGGACAGGACCTTCGACAGATGCTGCCGTTGATCCATGACGTTCTGGGTGATCGGCGAGCGGTGTTGGTGCTGAACCTTACCAGCCCCGAAGAACAGGTCATCCGGGGCAGCCTGAGCGACTTTATCGCAACAATTCCTGGCGGCGACGACGTCCGAGCCACGCTGGTACTCGAAGGAAGGAGACGGAGGAATTGA
- the ccsA gene encoding cytochrome c biogenesis protein CcsA, translating into MSSGFFLLTMALYFGSTVCYLAYLLRRAETLSKVSLGITAGGFGTHTVALVARMTDSAQAQLPTFHEALSFFSWMLILVFLAVEFRRQIHVLGSFMVPLALVSLVTAAAFRSEGTATLQPVFKTLWVHVTLSMLGTVGFAVAFVAGVMYLIQDGLLKSKRFNILYAKLPALDYLDHLNQQSIVMGFPLLTLGIISGAFSAEIVRGTYVNWNPEQTWAMVTWGFYFVVLVGRLTIGWRAKRAAYLTIIGFAGVILTLIGVVIKSHGSVS; encoded by the coding sequence ATGTCGTCCGGGTTTTTTCTGCTTACGATGGCGCTGTACTTCGGGAGTACGGTCTGTTACCTCGCGTATCTCCTCCGGCGAGCGGAAACTCTCTCGAAAGTCTCCTTGGGCATTACCGCGGGTGGCTTCGGCACGCACACTGTGGCGTTGGTTGCCAGGATGACCGACAGTGCCCAAGCTCAGCTTCCGACCTTCCACGAAGCGCTCTCCTTTTTTTCTTGGATGTTGATTTTGGTGTTTCTTGCGGTCGAGTTCCGCCGTCAAATCCACGTGCTCGGTTCTTTCATGGTGCCGCTGGCCCTCGTATCGCTTGTGACCGCGGCGGCGTTTCGGTCCGAGGGAACCGCCACTCTCCAACCGGTTTTTAAAACGCTGTGGGTTCATGTCACCCTCAGCATGTTGGGCACGGTGGGGTTTGCCGTCGCGTTCGTTGCGGGTGTGATGTATCTCATTCAGGACGGGCTTCTCAAGTCCAAGCGGTTCAATATCCTCTATGCGAAATTGCCGGCGCTCGATTATCTGGACCATTTGAACCAGCAGTCCATCGTCATGGGATTTCCGCTCCTGACGCTGGGGATCATCAGCGGGGCCTTTTCGGCTGAGATCGTTCGCGGGACCTATGTGAACTGGAATCCCGAGCAAACCTGGGCCATGGTGACCTGGGGGTTTTACTTCGTGGTGCTCGTCGGCCGCCTCACGATCGGGTGGCGGGCGAAGCGGGCCGCGTATCTGACGATCATCGGCTTCGCGGGCGTCATTCTCACCCTGATCGGAGTCGTCATAAAGAGTCACGGGTCGGTGTCCTGA
- a CDS encoding glutamyl-tRNA reductase: MHVIVVGLSHKTAPVEIREKLAVPESRLREALSRLCSYQGVREGLLLSTCNRVEVYAVVEDLEHGYGRVQEFLADTHLSLSSEHLTPHLYWHADDRAIAHLFRVAASLDSMIVGESQILGQLKDAFEVALIHKASGLFLNKIVKKAISVAKRVRTETKIAETAVSVSYAAVELAKKIFSNLTEKTVLLIGAGEMAKLAARHLIANGVRQVRITTRNFQHGLELAQRFNGTAVPFDDYRTELAGADIVLVSTGAAHYLVTAEDVQRAMRQRMNRPMFLIDISVPRNIDPAVRPIDDAFLFDIDDLHMRVEQNREDRLREASKAEQMVIKEVAVLGQWLQSLEVTPTIVALRNRTEDIKRREVEKLLARLAHLSPEDRAAVEGMASAIINKIVHGTMVTLKAEAASSSGAAYVEAARRFFSLEPPAAYAMAQPGDAERPSEGASGNGAARLPEPAPLIPKASKEQGRRVS; encoded by the coding sequence ATGCATGTGATCGTCGTCGGGCTGAGCCATAAAACCGCACCGGTCGAAATCCGTGAAAAGCTCGCGGTTCCGGAAAGTCGTCTCCGGGAGGCCCTCTCGCGGCTCTGTTCGTATCAAGGAGTGCGCGAGGGGCTGCTGCTGTCGACGTGCAACCGCGTCGAAGTGTATGCGGTGGTCGAGGACCTGGAGCACGGATACGGTCGGGTGCAGGAATTTCTGGCCGACACACACCTGTCCCTCTCCTCTGAACACCTTACGCCGCATCTCTATTGGCATGCCGACGACCGAGCCATCGCCCACCTGTTTCGAGTGGCCGCCAGCCTCGATTCCATGATCGTCGGCGAATCGCAAATTCTCGGACAACTCAAAGATGCCTTCGAGGTGGCCTTGATCCATAAGGCCTCGGGCTTGTTCCTCAACAAGATCGTCAAGAAGGCGATCTCCGTCGCCAAGCGTGTTCGCACGGAGACGAAAATCGCTGAAACCGCCGTCTCGGTGAGTTATGCGGCTGTGGAACTGGCCAAAAAGATCTTTTCAAACCTGACCGAGAAGACGGTGCTCCTGATCGGAGCCGGCGAAATGGCCAAATTGGCGGCTCGGCACCTCATTGCCAACGGTGTCCGTCAGGTGCGGATCACGACGCGCAACTTCCAGCATGGGTTGGAATTAGCGCAGCGGTTTAACGGAACGGCGGTTCCGTTCGACGATTACCGGACGGAGTTGGCCGGCGCTGACATCGTCCTGGTCTCGACGGGCGCTGCGCATTATCTCGTCACCGCGGAGGACGTGCAACGGGCGATGCGGCAACGGATGAATCGTCCCATGTTCCTGATCGATATTTCTGTACCCCGTAACATTGATCCCGCCGTTCGGCCCATCGATGACGCGTTCCTGTTCGATATCGACGATTTACACATGCGGGTGGAACAGAACCGGGAAGATCGGCTGCGGGAGGCCTCCAAGGCCGAACAAATGGTGATCAAAGAGGTTGCTGTCCTGGGGCAGTGGTTGCAATCGTTGGAGGTGACGCCGACGATTGTGGCCTTGCGGAACCGAACGGAAGATATCAAACGGCGCGAAGTCGAAAAGCTCCTTGCCAGGCTCGCGCACCTGTCGCCCGAGGATCGAGCGGCGGTGGAAGGGATGGCCTCCGCCATCATCAATAAAATCGTGCATGGGACGATGGTCACGCTCAAGGCCGAGGCTGCATCTTCCAGCGGAGCGGCATATGTAGAGGCCGCCCGCCGATTTTTCAGTTTGGAACCGCCGGCGGCTTATGCCATGGCCCAACCAGGCGACGCGGAGCGCCCGAGCGAGGGTGCCTCCGGCAACGGCGCCGCACGTCTGCCGGAGCCGGCACCATTGATTCCGAAGGCCTCCAAAGAACAGGGCCGGCGCGTCAGTTGA
- the hemC gene encoding hydroxymethylbilane synthase codes for MNRTTLVLGTRGSKLALQQSQWVQARLQELAPDVTISLKQIHTSGDKILDVPLAKIGGKGLFVKEIEDALLNKEIDLAVHSMKDVPTSLPEGLAILCVPPREDPRDALISRDGRSLDQLPSGARIGTSSLRRQALLLHRRPDFVIDMLRGNLDTRLRKLREGQFDAIILAAAGLRRLGWEQEITEYLATDLSLPAIAQGALGIEARQDDRFVAELLARFEHRPTRITVTAERALLHRLEGGCQVPIAAHALLEDERVTLDGLVASVDGRRMVRHQIQGDASEARQLGTQLAERLLADGGEEILNAIYGRA; via the coding sequence ATGAATCGCACCACGCTTGTGCTTGGTACCAGAGGGAGCAAGCTTGCGCTACAGCAGAGTCAGTGGGTCCAGGCACGCTTGCAAGAATTGGCACCGGACGTCACTATCTCTCTGAAGCAGATTCACACCTCAGGAGACAAGATTCTCGATGTCCCATTGGCCAAGATCGGCGGCAAGGGGCTCTTCGTCAAGGAAATCGAAGACGCTCTCTTGAACAAGGAGATCGACCTGGCCGTCCACAGCATGAAGGATGTGCCCACGTCGCTCCCGGAAGGATTGGCCATCCTGTGCGTCCCGCCGCGAGAAGATCCACGTGATGCCCTCATCTCACGAGACGGGCGATCTCTCGACCAGTTGCCGTCAGGGGCCCGCATCGGCACCAGCAGTTTGCGTCGGCAGGCTCTGTTGCTCCACCGTCGTCCTGATTTCGTCATCGACATGTTGCGCGGCAATCTGGACACCCGCTTGAGAAAATTGCGCGAAGGACAGTTCGATGCCATCATCCTGGCTGCTGCGGGTTTGCGGCGGCTCGGATGGGAACAGGAAATTACGGAATACCTGGCAACCGACCTCAGCCTTCCTGCTATCGCACAGGGTGCGCTCGGTATTGAGGCCCGTCAGGACGACCGGTTTGTGGCTGAATTGTTGGCCCGCTTCGAACATCGTCCGACACGTATCACCGTGACCGCGGAACGCGCGCTGCTCCACCGCCTTGAGGGGGGGTGCCAGGTACCCATCGCGGCCCATGCCCTGTTAGAGGACGAGCGGGTGACATTGGACGGTTTGGTAGCCAGCGTGGATGGCCGCCGAATGGTTCGTCATCAGATCCAGGGTGATGCGTCAGAGGCTCGGCAGCTGGGCACTCAGCTGGCAGAGCGACTACTGGCCGACGGCGGCGAGGAAATTTTGAATGCCATCTATGGACGGGCGTGA
- the cobA gene encoding uroporphyrinogen-III C-methyltransferase has protein sequence MTLRRGTVYLVGAGPGDPKLLTLRGKECLEAADVVLYDYLANEALLDHVLPHAERIYVGRRGRGHYRDQGDINRLLVDRAAEGKIVVRLKGGDPFVFGRGGEEAEAVAAAGLPFEVVPGVTAAIAAPAYAGIPVTHRTLASTVTFVTGHEDPTKDRSGVEWRRLATAHGTLVFLMGMTNLPKIVDCLRAEGKEETTPVAVIRWGTRAAQRTVVGTLSDIVVKAAAAQMEPPTVIVVGEVVRLRDQLNWFERRPLFGMRVLVTRPKAQASEFADLIAAYGGEPVMCPTIEIAPPEDWSLVDRALDRLSSYRWLIFTSVNGVAPFMARLAQKGKDVRALAGLTICCIGPRTAEALTPYGLRADVIPEQFQAEGVLDALADRPMEGARVLIPRALVAREILPDQLRARGAEVDVVPAYRTIRPTVAVDRLKEQLRGGVIDVLSFTSSSTVRNFVELFASPQELQEAVGGTTVACIGPITAGTAREAGFVVQVVAAENTVPALAEAMVQHAEGRHRAAAAASQ, from the coding sequence ATGACGCTGCGTAGAGGCACGGTTTACTTGGTCGGGGCCGGTCCCGGCGATCCCAAGCTGCTGACGTTGCGCGGCAAGGAATGCCTTGAGGCAGCGGATGTCGTTTTGTACGATTACCTCGCCAATGAGGCCTTGCTGGACCACGTGCTCCCCCACGCGGAACGAATTTACGTCGGGCGGCGGGGGCGAGGGCACTATCGTGATCAAGGGGACATCAATCGGCTCTTGGTCGACCGTGCGGCTGAAGGGAAGATCGTGGTGCGGCTGAAGGGTGGCGACCCCTTCGTGTTCGGACGGGGCGGAGAGGAAGCGGAAGCTGTGGCGGCGGCAGGTCTTCCGTTCGAGGTGGTGCCTGGCGTGACGGCGGCAATCGCCGCACCGGCCTACGCCGGCATTCCCGTCACCCATCGCACCCTAGCTTCTACGGTGACCTTCGTCACCGGCCATGAAGATCCGACGAAGGACCGGAGCGGCGTGGAGTGGAGGCGACTGGCCACTGCGCATGGCACGTTGGTCTTTCTGATGGGGATGACCAACCTACCCAAGATTGTGGATTGCTTGCGCGCAGAGGGGAAGGAGGAGACGACCCCTGTTGCCGTGATTCGCTGGGGCACGAGGGCAGCGCAACGGACTGTGGTCGGTACCTTGAGCGACATTGTGGTGAAGGCGGCTGCGGCCCAGATGGAGCCGCCGACGGTGATCGTGGTGGGGGAGGTCGTCCGCCTGCGTGATCAACTAAATTGGTTTGAACGCCGGCCTCTGTTCGGTATGCGGGTTCTCGTCACCAGACCGAAGGCACAGGCATCGGAGTTTGCCGACCTCATTGCCGCATACGGGGGAGAGCCGGTGATGTGTCCGACCATTGAGATCGCGCCGCCCGAGGACTGGTCCCTCGTGGATCGTGCGTTGGATCGGTTGTCGAGCTACCGGTGGCTGATCTTCACCAGCGTCAACGGCGTGGCGCCGTTCATGGCCCGGTTGGCGCAGAAGGGGAAAGATGTCCGGGCCTTGGCTGGTCTGACGATCTGTTGTATCGGGCCTCGGACGGCCGAGGCGTTGACGCCCTATGGGCTGCGTGCCGACGTCATTCCCGAACAGTTCCAAGCGGAGGGGGTTCTGGATGCGCTGGCCGACCGGCCGATGGAGGGAGCGCGGGTCCTGATTCCACGCGCATTGGTGGCGCGGGAAATCCTGCCAGACCAATTGCGCGCGCGAGGAGCCGAGGTGGACGTGGTACCGGCCTATCGGACCATCCGGCCGACCGTGGCGGTGGATCGGCTGAAAGAACAACTCCGTGGCGGCGTGATCGACGTGCTGTCGTTCACCAGTTCCTCAACGGTGCGAAACTTTGTGGAATTGTTCGCATCTCCACAGGAGCTGCAGGAGGCGGTCGGAGGGACTACCGTGGCTTGTATCGGTCCCATCACTGCGGGAACTGCTCGCGAGGCGGGATTTGTCGTCCAGGTGGTGGCGGCAGAGAATACGGTCCCTGCCTTGGCGGAAGCCATGGTTCAACATGCGGAGGGACGGCACCGTGCAGCCGCTGCGGCGAGTCAATAA
- a CDS encoding CBS domain-containing protein: protein MVPVKSFMVPKEKFITVERDMDVRTAGRLMRDRNIGSLFVTNGKDVIGIITDTDMVRRVVATGADMTKTTVEQIMSAPLVTIEEHKTLLDANDLMAQTHLRHLGVTRDGQLVGMISVRDLVVFLTNLPRK from the coding sequence ATGGTCCCAGTTAAATCGTTCATGGTTCCCAAGGAAAAGTTCATCACCGTCGAACGAGATATGGATGTGCGCACAGCCGGGCGATTGATGCGTGATCGCAACATCGGGAGCCTATTCGTCACGAACGGGAAGGACGTGATCGGCATCATCACCGATACGGACATGGTTCGGCGTGTCGTTGCGACCGGAGCCGACATGACGAAGACGACGGTCGAACAAATCATGTCGGCGCCGCTCGTGACGATCGAAGAGCACAAGACCCTCTTGGATGCGAACGATCTCATGGCGCAGACCCACCTTCGCCATCTAGGCGTGACGAGGGACGGTCAACTGGTCGGGATGATTTCCGTGCGTGATCTGGTAGTGTTTCTCACCAACCTTCCGAGGAAGTGA
- the hemB gene encoding porphobilinogen synthase, with the protein MAFPIQRMRRLRETDALRRMVRETGLTPNDFIYPAFVTEGEGRREPIASMPGQARLSVDLLVKEASEVKALGIPAMILFGIPGRKDERGSSGYDPDGIVQRALRTLKAQVPGLVLITDVCIDEYTSHGHCGIVRDGKILNDETLDCLRAMAKTHVEAGADMVAPSDMMDGRVAAIRDELDRAGFVDVPIMAYAAKFASCFYAPFRDAAHSCPQFGDRQSYQMDPANTREALREIELDIEEGADIIMVKPAMPYLDIISAARGRTLLPLAAYQVSGEYSMVKAAAQAGWLDETRAMMESLLSIKRAGADMILTYFAKEAAALLQ; encoded by the coding sequence ATGGCCTTTCCGATTCAGCGCATGCGTCGCCTGCGGGAAACCGACGCCTTACGGCGCATGGTCCGCGAAACCGGGTTGACACCCAACGACTTCATCTACCCCGCATTTGTCACAGAGGGAGAGGGGAGACGGGAGCCGATCGCGTCGATGCCGGGCCAAGCGCGGCTGTCGGTCGACCTGTTGGTGAAGGAGGCATCGGAGGTCAAGGCGCTGGGAATTCCGGCGATGATTTTGTTCGGCATTCCCGGACGGAAGGATGAGCGCGGCAGTTCAGGGTATGACCCCGACGGCATCGTACAACGAGCCCTCCGAACACTCAAGGCGCAGGTGCCCGGCTTGGTCCTGATTACCGATGTCTGTATCGACGAGTACACCAGCCATGGCCACTGCGGTATCGTCCGAGACGGGAAGATTCTCAATGACGAGACGTTGGACTGTCTGAGGGCGATGGCCAAGACCCATGTCGAGGCAGGTGCGGACATGGTGGCACCGTCGGATATGATGGACGGCCGGGTCGCCGCCATTCGCGATGAACTCGACCGAGCGGGCTTCGTCGATGTGCCCATCATGGCCTATGCGGCAAAGTTTGCGTCGTGTTTTTATGCCCCCTTTCGTGATGCCGCCCATTCCTGTCCGCAGTTCGGAGACCGGCAGTCGTACCAGATGGATCCCGCCAACACACGCGAAGCCTTGCGGGAGATCGAACTGGATATCGAGGAGGGGGCCGACATCATTATGGTCAAGCCGGCCATGCCCTACCTCGACATCATCAGCGCGGCGCGCGGACGGACCCTGCTGCCGCTTGCCGCCTACCAGGTGAGCGGCGAGTACAGCATGGTCAAGGCGGCGGCCCAAGCCGGTTGGCTGGACGAAACCCGCGCGATGATGGAATCGTTGCTCTCGATCAAACGGGCCGGCGCGGACATGATCTTGACCTATTTCGCCAAAGAGGCCGCCGCACTTCTGCAGTGA